From Mesotoga sp. BH458_6_3_2_1, one genomic window encodes:
- a CDS encoding S9 family peptidase → MSDRYLTIEEQLSLPIVNNPVISPDGKKLAYILKRADWNTNKYLQTVVVYDAAIKTILHVSNDEFDCSLPDWSPDSSKLAFLQKTGGENKNDVMIFDFEEKRAFKLLTFENDISQIKWSRKNDGLYLVAASPESDELKKRKENFGEFEYIDEEPKNSSLFFIHLSRAMKKYFSRFELPKDMRSEETLFDKLTDEKEFHVSSISLSPDGNYVALMAPPTSDVNDFDEAKVMLMDSERKLKELPFKHPRGFVFSPDSKELAVVVPDGEDPWMDNGAIEIADLFNLSKERINVEDDLNVELVSWTERGFFVSWIENSTISLGLLDMNGHLERLTDQDELVLTSSVTLDGKHIATAMGTNAEPLEIYLDGKKITEIAVFYPYRKRVRKERISWKSYDGTEIHGVLNLPEDFDSSKRYPLVVLVHGGPTWTALAAMITSSYYPVEQLVSKGVLVLEPNYRGSEGQGRDFRKLNYRNLGIGDYEDVVSGVDRLIEKGFVDKDLLGVMGWSQGGYISAFCATYGNRFKAASVGAGISNWMTYHVNTDIHEFCHRHLGNNPWEDPQIYEQTSPMTYIKNASTPTLIQHGASDTRVPPPNAFELYQGLREMGVPVRLVIYKGMGHGADKPGIHRAIMRQNLAWFSHYLLDEPLEEALMLKQSEIEKTEEK, encoded by the coding sequence TTGAGCGACAGATATCTCACGATTGAAGAGCAGCTTTCGCTTCCGATCGTAAACAATCCGGTAATTTCGCCCGATGGAAAGAAACTTGCCTATATACTGAAGCGCGCCGACTGGAACACAAACAAGTATTTGCAAACAGTTGTGGTTTATGATGCAGCAATTAAGACCATTTTACATGTCTCGAACGATGAATTCGACTGCTCACTTCCCGACTGGTCTCCCGATTCGAGTAAACTTGCATTTCTCCAGAAGACCGGCGGCGAAAACAAGAACGACGTCATGATCTTCGATTTCGAAGAGAAGCGAGCTTTCAAGCTGCTTACTTTCGAAAACGACATAAGTCAGATAAAGTGGAGCAGAAAGAACGACGGGCTTTACCTGGTTGCCGCTTCTCCTGAAAGCGATGAACTGAAAAAGAGGAAGGAGAACTTCGGCGAATTCGAATACATAGACGAGGAACCGAAAAACAGCTCTCTTTTCTTCATTCATCTCTCACGCGCGATGAAGAAGTACTTTTCAAGGTTCGAACTGCCCAAGGATATGAGATCTGAAGAGACTCTCTTCGATAAACTGACAGATGAGAAGGAATTCCATGTTTCTTCGATCTCTCTTTCTCCGGACGGCAATTACGTCGCACTCATGGCTCCGCCTACAAGCGACGTCAACGATTTCGATGAAGCCAAGGTCATGCTTATGGACAGCGAAAGAAAACTGAAAGAACTGCCCTTTAAGCATCCGAGAGGCTTCGTCTTCTCTCCTGACTCGAAGGAACTCGCCGTCGTGGTGCCAGATGGAGAAGACCCCTGGATGGATAACGGAGCTATTGAGATTGCAGATCTCTTCAATCTCTCAAAAGAACGGATCAACGTCGAAGACGATCTGAACGTTGAACTGGTCTCCTGGACAGAGAGGGGCTTCTTCGTCAGCTGGATCGAGAACAGCACAATTAGCCTTGGCCTTCTGGACATGAATGGCCATCTCGAACGTCTGACAGATCAGGACGAGTTGGTCCTGACCTCCAGCGTGACCCTTGATGGTAAACATATAGCGACTGCGATGGGGACCAATGCGGAGCCTCTTGAAATCTATTTAGATGGAAAGAAGATAACGGAGATCGCCGTTTTTTACCCGTATAGGAAAAGAGTGAGGAAGGAACGGATCTCCTGGAAGAGCTACGACGGTACGGAGATACACGGCGTTCTCAATCTTCCAGAAGATTTCGACAGCTCCAAGAGATACCCGCTCGTCGTGCTTGTACACGGCGGTCCGACATGGACGGCCCTGGCGGCGATGATCACGAGCAGCTACTATCCTGTGGAGCAGCTTGTGTCCAAAGGAGTGCTCGTACTTGAGCCGAATTACCGGGGCAGCGAAGGCCAAGGGAGAGACTTCAGAAAGCTGAATTACAGAAACCTGGGTATTGGAGATTATGAAGACGTGGTTAGCGGTGTCGATCGTCTTATCGAAAAAGGTTTTGTGGACAAAGACCTCCTTGGAGTCATGGGATGGAGCCAGGGAGGTTACATCTCGGCCTTCTGTGCGACTTACGGGAACAGATTCAAAGCCGCTTCGGTGGGAGCCGGGATATCCAACTGGATGACCTATCACGTTAACACCGATATTCATGAATTCTGTCACCGCCACCTAGGCAACAACCCCTGGGAAGATCCTCAGATATACGAGCAGACATCGCCGATGACTTACATTAAGAATGCTTCGACACCGACCCTCATACAACACGGCGCCTCGGACACCAGAGTTCCACCACCGAACGCCTTTGAGCTTTATCAGGGGTTGAGAGAGATGGGCGTTCCTGTAAGGCTCGTGATATACAAGGGAATGGGGCACGGCGCAGACAAGCCCGGTATACACAGGGCGATAATGAGACAGAATCTCGCCTGGTTCAGTCACTATCTGCTCGACGAACCGCTCGAAGAGGCGTTAATGCTTAAACAGTCAGAGATTGAGAAGACCGAAGAGAAGTAA
- a CDS encoding metallophosphoesterase codes for MRATRLVVIGDLHAGPDRSSLRGTLVNDLLNEWIDFVNKSIEPDAIVELGDRINPVDRESDIRTLGEMSGILSRSRCPVYYITGNHDLDNLTQEEHEKAIGSKLGNRSVVLKGLRLLLLNTQDPVIHGIGGMVSDEALDWLEWEIGASPEKKVVFTHQALDEQPLKRNVHFESIENLAYVVNKQELLRIFEKAGNVIAAINGHVHWPSIASENGILYVSVPSFTDTWNQLGSIPGSFTLIDFSGEEIIVENHMFKPSILMGRFRTNRKKEG; via the coding sequence GTGAGAGCGACTAGGCTCGTCGTTATAGGGGATCTGCATGCAGGACCCGATAGGTCGTCACTCAGAGGTACCCTCGTTAACGATCTCCTGAACGAATGGATCGACTTCGTCAACAAAAGCATTGAACCGGACGCGATTGTCGAACTCGGAGACAGAATTAATCCCGTCGATAGGGAAAGCGATATCAGGACACTTGGAGAGATGTCTGGAATACTTTCTAGATCAAGATGTCCGGTGTACTACATTACCGGGAACCACGATCTGGACAATCTTACTCAAGAGGAACACGAAAAAGCTATAGGCAGCAAGCTTGGTAACCGATCCGTCGTACTAAAGGGATTACGTTTACTGCTTCTCAATACTCAGGACCCGGTTATCCATGGTATTGGAGGCATGGTCTCGGATGAAGCTCTCGACTGGCTGGAATGGGAAATTGGAGCTTCTCCAGAGAAGAAAGTCGTTTTCACTCATCAGGCATTAGATGAACAGCCGCTCAAGAGGAATGTCCATTTTGAGAGCATCGAGAATCTTGCCTACGTTGTGAACAAGCAAGAACTTCTGCGGATATTTGAAAAGGCCGGAAACGTAATTGCTGCAATAAATGGCCACGTTCACTGGCCAAGCATTGCCTCTGAAAACGGAATTCTCTACGTCTCGGTGCCCTCGTTCACAGACACATGGAATCAACTGGGGAGCATTCCGGGTTCGTTTACTTTGATCGACTTCAGCGGAGAAGAGATAATCGTCGAAAACCATATGTTTAAACCGTCTATCCTTATGGGTCGCTTCAGAACAAACCGCAAAAAGGAGGGGTAA
- a CDS encoding MGH1-like glycoside hydrolase domain-containing protein encodes MKILKNGNLMAVTDERGIIDCESEKAAGLYLEDTRFISRMILKASIYLKRLHIDFSWDRTEARYLGRSRPEVPHFDILLSETLRVVGNTLYVELMASNYSLEEVQLTFDYEISCAFDDIFTIRGENDAYSGLETSRTVSASSLNSLEYESDYEKDVIENSLPSLALKLRPGQSATASGKLRLSKAVKKEEIFKDMLSERPVGNLQLIGNVNQVGEREIGDLKMLMIPTVYGDFPGAGLPWYATVFGRDSLIFGLQTVDLLPEITRNILKIHSLLQSCEEEIYSEAQPGKIVHETRLNELSLSGRLPFERYYGTIDATLLFIMLSHRYYRQTGDLDFIKSIEKNIMAAAKWIDEYADPDNDGYVEFAPSGGGLVNQGWKDSADSVNFADGRLAEPPLALVEVQGYLYDAFKCLEKLVVLFDKQEMASLYASKAATLKPNFNRDFWLENESYFATALDKNKTPVDSITSNPGHCLMTGIVDEDKADALADRLFSEDMYTGWGIRTLSSKMKRYNPFSYHNGSVWPHDNSLIMLGLTNYGFFEKAKRLASDLLKAKEKYRDNRLPELFSGLSTSETAGRLAEYPASCSPQLWSIGTLFVISSVLAPDSA; translated from the coding sequence GTGAAGATCTTGAAGAACGGGAATCTCATGGCAGTTACCGATGAAAGAGGGATTATAGACTGTGAGAGCGAAAAGGCGGCAGGCCTTTATCTGGAAGATACCCGCTTCATATCCAGAATGATTCTGAAAGCCTCGATTTACCTCAAAAGACTTCATATAGATTTCTCATGGGATCGAACAGAAGCCCGCTATCTGGGAAGGTCAAGGCCCGAAGTTCCTCATTTCGATATCCTTCTGTCTGAAACCCTACGTGTGGTAGGAAACACGTTGTACGTAGAATTGATGGCGAGCAACTATTCGCTTGAAGAGGTTCAGCTGACTTTCGATTACGAAATCAGCTGCGCCTTCGATGATATCTTCACGATAAGGGGAGAGAACGATGCTTACAGTGGGCTGGAAACGTCCAGAACGGTATCTGCTTCTTCACTCAACAGCCTCGAGTATGAAAGCGACTACGAAAAGGATGTCATAGAAAACTCGCTACCCTCGCTCGCTCTAAAGCTCAGGCCGGGGCAAAGCGCGACGGCCTCGGGCAAACTGAGATTGAGCAAGGCCGTGAAGAAAGAAGAGATCTTCAAGGATATGCTTTCAGAGAGACCTGTGGGGAATCTCCAGTTGATTGGGAACGTTAATCAAGTAGGCGAAAGGGAAATTGGAGATCTGAAGATGCTTATGATTCCGACGGTATATGGCGATTTTCCGGGCGCGGGACTTCCATGGTACGCCACCGTCTTCGGAAGAGACAGTCTAATCTTCGGACTCCAGACGGTCGATCTTCTTCCAGAGATCACGAGGAACATACTGAAGATCCATTCTCTTCTCCAGAGTTGTGAAGAAGAGATTTATTCCGAGGCTCAGCCGGGAAAGATTGTCCACGAGACCCGCCTGAACGAGCTTTCTCTGTCAGGAAGATTGCCTTTCGAAAGATACTATGGAACGATCGATGCGACCCTTCTCTTCATAATGCTATCTCACAGGTACTACCGGCAGACAGGTGATCTTGACTTCATTAAATCCATCGAGAAGAACATCATGGCAGCCGCAAAGTGGATCGATGAATATGCCGACCCCGATAACGACGGATATGTCGAATTTGCTCCTTCTGGCGGCGGCCTCGTCAATCAGGGCTGGAAGGATTCTGCCGATTCGGTGAACTTTGCAGACGGCAGGCTTGCCGAACCTCCCCTTGCCCTCGTAGAGGTTCAGGGCTATCTGTACGACGCTTTCAAATGCCTCGAGAAGCTCGTTGTTCTCTTTGACAAACAAGAGATGGCCTCTCTTTATGCTTCGAAAGCGGCAACTCTGAAGCCCAATTTCAACCGTGATTTCTGGCTCGAAAATGAGAGCTACTTTGCTACGGCTCTCGACAAGAACAAAACTCCGGTAGATTCGATAACCTCTAACCCCGGCCACTGTCTCATGACTGGAATAGTGGACGAAGACAAAGCAGATGCTCTGGCAGACAGACTCTTCTCAGAGGATATGTACACAGGCTGGGGAATAAGAACTCTCTCGAGCAAGATGAAGCGCTATAATCCCTTCTCGTACCATAACGGAAGCGTCTGGCCGCACGACAACTCGCTGATTATGCTTGGGCTTACCAATTACGGCTTTTTCGAAAAGGCAAAGAGGCTCGCCTCAGATCTCTTGAAAGCGAAGGAAAAGTATCGTGACAATCGCCTCCCCGAACTCTTCAGCGGTCTCTCCACGTCTGAAACAGCCGGGAGACTTGCGGAATATCCCGCAAGTTGTTCCCCTCAGCTCTGGTCAA
- a CDS encoding DUF5050 domain-containing protein — protein MKITFLPRSRLGKWGFSLSMAFILLLFAQIQFSLIPLPVFSVMTLGVAGFVLSIIAFIKRDRALGTLLSIIIGAVIIFVFGSILVMSTDLFKGFPVAKDYLEKAEGNDMSGDGMNLGDISQSGEQIFFVEKNRLYTINIDWTNRREVTNSPVSSIFLSGDWIYFTNDRDVSNLYRMRKDGSEQMKLSEDNVAHFYVLGDHIAYSTKKTLAEFNEIKKEALNTEDATVESDVGTLYMMKTDGSEKIALCKVSLEPGRVMISEEWIYFEDYQKLCKIRIDGSDYTLISERGRLGFVEDGWVYFVSVLDPETRAYDDLEICRMKKDGSETTVLSSVNKVSSSCFDNGWFYYVLHSEKGLYRMRPDGSEREKLNEINIWQFDGVAGNWMYITDYAGPRYRVKLDGSVGTRIN, from the coding sequence ATGAAGATTACCTTCCTTCCTCGCTCTCGATTAGGCAAGTGGGGCTTCTCTCTGAGTATGGCCTTCATCCTTTTGCTCTTTGCCCAGATACAGTTCTCATTGATTCCTTTGCCAGTCTTCTCTGTTATGACTCTAGGAGTGGCCGGCTTTGTCTTATCTATCATCGCTTTTATAAAGAGAGATAGAGCATTGGGAACACTGCTTTCCATAATTATCGGAGCCGTGATTATCTTCGTATTTGGATCGATACTGGTCATGTCTACCGACCTCTTCAAAGGCTTTCCCGTTGCGAAGGACTACCTGGAGAAGGCGGAAGGAAACGATATGTCAGGAGACGGAATGAATCTCGGAGATATTTCGCAGTCAGGAGAGCAGATCTTTTTCGTAGAAAAGAACAGGCTGTACACCATAAACATCGACTGGACGAATCGCAGAGAGGTAACGAATTCTCCGGTCAGTTCTATCTTTCTTTCCGGTGACTGGATTTACTTCACAAACGATCGAGATGTGAGCAACCTGTATAGAATGAGGAAGGACGGAAGCGAGCAAATGAAACTGAGTGAGGACAATGTCGCCCATTTCTACGTTCTAGGTGATCACATTGCCTACAGCACGAAGAAAACGCTGGCCGAGTTCAACGAAATAAAGAAGGAAGCGCTAAATACAGAAGACGCAACAGTGGAAAGCGATGTGGGGACACTATACATGATGAAAACGGACGGCTCGGAAAAAATCGCGCTCTGCAAAGTCTCCCTGGAGCCGGGCAGGGTAATGATATCCGAAGAGTGGATATACTTCGAAGACTATCAGAAGCTGTGCAAAATAAGGATCGATGGATCAGACTACACTTTGATCTCTGAAAGGGGAAGGTTGGGTTTCGTTGAGGATGGTTGGGTTTACTTCGTATCGGTTCTCGATCCAGAAACTCGAGCTTATGATGATCTTGAGATCTGCCGTATGAAGAAAGACGGATCCGAAACTACGGTTCTCTCCTCTGTGAACAAAGTTAGCAGCTCTTGTTTCGATAACGGTTGGTTCTATTACGTTCTCCATTCAGAAAAGGGTCTGTACCGAATGAGGCCAGATGGATCGGAAAGAGAGAAACTCAATGAAATAAACATCTGGCAATTCGACGGTGTAGCCGGAAACTGGATGTACATTACTGACTATGCCGGCCCCAGGTATCGCGTCAAGCTAGATGGCTCGGTAGGCACCAGAATAAACTGA
- a CDS encoding helix-turn-helix domain-containing protein — protein sequence MYEWYENVQQIIELIERNLEDGPTLSEVSENLFYSPFYCTKKFHALTGMRLRDYVRLRRICKAALELRDTKKSIAEIAIDNGFSSQAAFSRSFKKAYSISPKEFRTSPKPLPLLLKRIVYDPHVLGIKRRCDLSEKELERIKVKIERLPAHKFIGIRNINAKGYFHFWELQESIPGQDCHTVTGLLESIQSLHGQIGGWYFEGDKRGYLYGIEVPLDYSGEVPEGMECTIVPESEYVVFYYPPYDYDENNTAVMSTVNELAWNWNPEDSGYEWNTENSIYQRSDPENYGYAICRPVKPLKK from the coding sequence ATGTACGAATGGTACGAAAACGTTCAGCAGATCATCGAGCTTATCGAGCGAAATCTAGAAGATGGGCCGACTCTCTCGGAAGTGAGCGAAAACCTTTTCTATTCACCCTTCTACTGCACAAAGAAGTTTCACGCTCTAACAGGCATGAGGCTGAGAGACTACGTCCGACTTAGAAGGATCTGCAAGGCCGCACTAGAACTCCGAGACACAAAGAAGTCGATCGCAGAGATAGCAATCGACAACGGGTTTTCCTCACAGGCGGCTTTCAGCAGATCGTTCAAGAAAGCGTATTCGATTTCACCCAAAGAGTTCAGAACGTCTCCAAAGCCCCTTCCCCTTCTGCTTAAAAGGATCGTCTACGATCCCCACGTTTTGGGCATCAAAAGGAGGTGCGACTTGAGCGAAAAGGAACTGGAAAGGATCAAAGTGAAGATCGAAAGACTTCCAGCACACAAGTTTATCGGAATCAGGAACATCAACGCTAAGGGATACTTCCACTTCTGGGAACTTCAGGAAAGCATTCCCGGTCAAGACTGCCACACTGTTACGGGTCTGCTCGAAAGCATCCAGAGCCTTCACGGTCAGATCGGTGGATGGTACTTCGAAGGAGATAAGCGGGGCTATCTATACGGAATCGAAGTGCCGCTCGATTACAGTGGAGAGGTACCCGAAGGTATGGAGTGTACTATCGTTCCGGAAAGCGAGTATGTGGTCTTCTACTACCCGCCGTACGATTACGATGAAAACAACACAGCGGTAATGTCAACTGTCAATGAGCTTGCATGGAACTGGAATCCCGAAGATTCCGGCTACGAATGGAACACTGAAAATTCGATCTATCAGAGAAGCGACCCCGAGAATTATGGATATGCTATCTGCCGTCCCGTTAAACCTCTGAAAAAATAG
- a CDS encoding DUF1254 domain-containing protein: protein MVSKRLVITCFLLLVMISSLFSVQPELTLDPAEAKSIAREAYIFAYPMLENYRTMYLQLLSWGKPNEFTHFKQLYGPKNTMIVRPNNDTVYSMVWMDLTVEPIVISIPEIQNRYFAFQLVDMYTHNLDYIGARTTGPGPTTFMVAGPKWEGEIPSGIDKVVFSEGNFVYCVVRTGVNSELEGDLQKVLEIQQQYKSQTLNDYCGNPVMEESHTLDLPPFDQAVADSIGFIGYFNFLLGQLEIHPSEKDLIQGFSKIGIGPDYPFDPTGFSEPIREAIEAAIVEARDEIYAMETKIGTIQDGWSLPERIFGNRERMQGLYLMRAAAAHLGLYGNDLEETFYPNCLFDGDGETLDASEYNYVINFSKDQLPPVDPRGFWSLTMYNEGQQFVENPLNRYSIGDRSKLKYGEDGSLVLYLQHESPGASKESNWLPTPDGEFKLTMRIYIPLPEGLDPLYCPPPVQKAGAVGE, encoded by the coding sequence GTGGTTTCAAAGAGACTGGTAATTACGTGCTTCCTACTGCTTGTGATGATCTCGAGCTTATTTTCCGTTCAGCCGGAGCTGACTCTTGATCCGGCTGAGGCAAAGTCCATAGCGAGAGAGGCCTATATTTTCGCCTACCCTATGCTTGAGAACTACAGAACAATGTACCTGCAATTATTGAGCTGGGGAAAGCCGAACGAATTCACACATTTCAAACAGCTGTACGGGCCCAAGAACACGATGATTGTCCGTCCTAACAACGACACCGTTTACTCAATGGTATGGATGGATCTTACGGTCGAACCAATTGTGATATCCATTCCAGAGATTCAAAACCGATACTTCGCATTCCAGCTAGTTGACATGTACACTCACAATCTAGATTATATTGGAGCGAGAACTACCGGCCCTGGCCCGACGACATTCATGGTTGCCGGTCCCAAATGGGAAGGGGAAATCCCCTCAGGGATAGATAAGGTGGTCTTCAGCGAAGGCAATTTCGTCTACTGTGTAGTGAGAACGGGCGTGAACAGTGAACTTGAAGGAGACCTTCAGAAGGTTCTCGAGATACAACAGCAGTACAAATCGCAAACTCTCAACGATTATTGCGGAAATCCCGTCATGGAAGAGAGTCACACCTTGGATCTTCCTCCTTTCGATCAAGCCGTTGCAGACTCGATCGGGTTTATCGGATACTTCAACTTTCTTCTCGGGCAGCTCGAGATACACCCTTCGGAGAAAGATCTCATTCAGGGTTTTTCGAAGATTGGAATCGGACCTGACTATCCGTTCGACCCCACAGGTTTTTCAGAACCGATCAGAGAAGCTATAGAGGCGGCGATTGTTGAAGCCCGGGATGAAATCTATGCAATGGAGACAAAGATAGGAACCATCCAGGACGGCTGGTCTCTGCCAGAGAGAATCTTCGGGAATAGAGAAAGGATGCAGGGACTATATCTGATGAGGGCGGCGGCGGCCCATCTGGGATTATATGGAAACGATCTCGAAGAGACTTTTTATCCTAACTGCCTGTTCGACGGTGATGGCGAAACGCTTGATGCTTCAGAATACAATTACGTGATTAACTTCAGTAAGGATCAGCTGCCTCCGGTTGATCCAAGAGGATTCTGGTCGCTAACAATGTACAACGAAGGCCAGCAATTTGTCGAGAATCCCCTAAATAGATACTCTATCGGCGATCGATCCAAACTGAAATATGGCGAGGACGGTTCTCTCGTTCTATATCTGCAACATGAATCTCCGGGAGCGTCGAAGGAGTCGAACTGGCTTCCGACACCTGACGGGGAGTTCAAGCTCACCATGAGAATCTACATACCGCTGCCCGAAGGTCTGGATCCTCTTTACTGTCCGCCGCCAGTTCAAAAAGCCGGTGCTGTCGGTGAGTAG
- a CDS encoding SGNH/GDSL hydrolase family protein: MKDYNSYELKMRRLHMNTVVCIGDSITYGRVGASYFEMLKSEFGGKFKFINSGINGNLSYDVLKRVDGVTSLKPDIAVLLVGTNDVWATYSEKTMKAYIRKNRLPERPSKESYARNLVEILKRLKTAPIAHIGVMSLPLITEEPEHILFKRSVEYSELIKRITSQMDLCYIDLNERQRDYLTKDKKNPSSGREVSWEFTLRMIFKHILLRKSWDELSQENGFLLTVDHVHQNSTGAALIKDCASEFLKKLSLPDG, encoded by the coding sequence ATGAAAGACTATAATAGTTATGAATTGAAGATGAGGAGACTACACATGAATACTGTTGTCTGTATTGGAGATAGTATCACCTATGGCCGCGTGGGTGCAAGTTACTTCGAGATGCTGAAAAGTGAATTCGGGGGAAAGTTCAAGTTTATAAACAGTGGAATAAACGGAAATCTTTCTTACGACGTTCTCAAGAGAGTAGACGGAGTAACCAGTTTGAAGCCAGATATTGCTGTTCTCCTGGTAGGAACAAACGACGTGTGGGCGACCTACTCAGAAAAGACCATGAAAGCCTATATCAGAAAGAACAGACTACCCGAGAGACCTTCAAAAGAGAGCTACGCCAGAAACCTCGTAGAAATCCTGAAAAGGCTAAAGACCGCTCCCATTGCTCATATAGGAGTAATGTCGCTGCCTTTGATCACAGAAGAACCCGAACATATTCTCTTCAAGAGAAGCGTGGAATACTCTGAACTGATTAAGAGGATAACCTCACAGATGGACTTGTGCTATATAGATCTCAATGAACGTCAACGCGATTATCTGACAAAGGATAAGAAAAATCCTTCTTCAGGGCGGGAAGTCTCCTGGGAATTCACATTACGGATGATCTTCAAGCACATCCTATTGAGAAAGAGCTGGGACGAACTATCGCAGGAAAATGGATTTCTGTTGACGGTTGATCATGTTCATCAAAACAGCACGGGGGCGGCCTTGATCAAGGATTGCGCCTCTGAGTTCCTGAAAAAGCTTTCGCTTCCAGATGGCTGA
- a CDS encoding LacI family DNA-binding transcriptional regulator, with protein MKQDGILLMSNRLRNRLLREGEVKMAVRIKDVARRAGVSTATVSRVLNNVSTVSEENRENVLKAVKEMGYSPNVLARGFRMKKTFTVGMVLPDLSNPHFPLMMKGAEEELRRKSYNLIIANSDGKLEFEREAISTLLSKHVDGILFIGSGYNKSVETLIEESGCPIVLLGRRWSKTLPSVSIDNFSAMKHVFDHLYSEGHRSFLYLGGPEDVSSSIDREEAARAVAQEYSGVVVKITRGQFTYESGYERAFSELSDHGSGYDAVVCANDLIAFGALVSCKALSIGVPEEVSVTGFDNIFLSAQFTPALTTLDQNTYEIGRRAANLLLQYISGERKNKISFQLGTRLIIRESSRARRK; from the coding sequence ATGAAGCAAGATGGTATTCTTCTTATGAGTAATCGATTACGTAATCGATTACTTAGAGAAGGAGAAGTGAAGATGGCCGTTAGAATTAAAGATGTAGCGCGGAGGGCAGGAGTTTCAACTGCCACTGTTTCAAGAGTCCTGAATAACGTTTCCACAGTCAGTGAAGAGAATAGAGAAAACGTTCTCAAAGCGGTCAAGGAGATGGGCTACAGTCCTAACGTTCTGGCCAGGGGCTTCAGAATGAAGAAGACTTTCACCGTGGGGATGGTCCTTCCAGATCTATCCAATCCACACTTCCCGTTGATGATGAAAGGTGCGGAGGAAGAACTCCGAAGAAAGAGCTACAACCTGATAATTGCCAATTCAGATGGCAAGCTGGAATTCGAGAGGGAGGCAATAAGTACGCTCCTTTCAAAGCATGTCGATGGAATTCTCTTCATTGGATCCGGCTACAATAAATCGGTTGAAACCCTAATAGAGGAATCCGGGTGCCCGATCGTGTTATTGGGAAGACGCTGGTCCAAGACTCTTCCATCAGTTTCCATAGACAACTTCAGCGCCATGAAGCACGTTTTTGATCACCTTTACAGCGAAGGGCACAGGAGTTTTCTTTATCTTGGCGGTCCTGAAGATGTTTCGAGTTCAATAGATAGAGAAGAGGCTGCCAGGGCTGTTGCGCAAGAATATTCCGGCGTAGTGGTGAAGATAACGAGAGGGCAGTTCACATATGAATCCGGTTATGAAAGGGCGTTCTCTGAGCTGTCGGACCACGGAAGCGGTTATGACGCGGTTGTCTGTGCGAACGATCTGATAGCCTTCGGAGCTCTTGTTTCGTGTAAGGCTCTTTCGATAGGAGTTCCCGAAGAGGTATCGGTCACCGGATTCGACAACATCTTCCTTTCGGCCCAGTTCACTCCGGCTCTGACAACTCTGGATCAGAACACATACGAAATAGGAAGAAGGGCCGCGAACCTACTGCTCCAGTATATAAGCGGCGAGAGGAAGAACAAGATCTCTTTTCAACTAGGAACCAGGCTGATTATCAGAGAATCTTCAAGGGCACGAAGGAAGTGA